The genomic DNA ACATTTTTGTGTGAAAAAATAAATCAGATATATCAAAATATacttatttttgtatatattagtcatttttattgatataaatatttttaaaactgatcaTGTATGCCCACATATTTTATATGCACTATATGGGTTGACCACATATTGCCTGCATTAGCTTTTTCACATCTTACTCAAGATCAAAGGCTTTTTTCATTAATGCTACAACTAATGATAGTCCAACTAATGTGTGATGAACTTCAATATATGGACTCTCTTAGCCAATTGACAAAATGACACAGAACCAGACAATGATACAAAGAGGAGAAAGATAATTGCACATACGACAGGAACAATtctacaggaaggagaaacatgagaagaaagcaaagaaaaagCAAATAGAAGAATTCCAAGTCTATAAGAGAACTAATATTATCCTTTTCTACCTGTCTCATCGTACCTCAGCTTGGTATCAGAGTTGCTTTTTGCAACACCAGCATTACTATATAGTTCACgaatcaaaaatccaaaaattcctAGTTAGGTAAGTGTTGCCATATGTACTTCCTCTTAAGTTAGATAAGAGTTGTGAGTCAAAGATAATTCGCAGCGACAGGAGAAAGCATGAAGTTTCTTATAATCATGTCCTTTATAAAGGGGATCTGAATCATCAACCGCCTACTGACAAAGGAACCATCACACATATTCCGAGCGTGAAAAAATAGATAGCCACAAATCACAGCATGAATTAAAACATGGCACAGACAAAAATCTGACGACTAAAATAACCAAGACAAAATAGGAACAATCCGAAAGGAAAAAACGAGATCGGCACATAATACTAGGCAATAATCTCAAAAACAATTCTAAATTCTATGCAGTAATAAGGAACAATCTCTAAgagattaaattattattagaatATATTATCAGAACATAATTCTAACCTTATATAGAGTTGCTATCTGTGACTGTGCGTGAGCATGACTCTGATTCCTACAAAATAATAAGACATATAgaaaaaaagattaattaaatttaaaacactttaatacaataataaaaataacttacctcaATATCAGCATCATTGTCAAACTTTTGATCCTTTGAAATTGTAGAATCTAATAAGacaaaataaataacaaatattttaatggaaaacaataaagaaatagaaacaatttcatttgaaaactatttaataCCTTGAATTTCACTCCATAACCAATCTCGAGCACACATCAAAGCCTCAACAGTTTTAGAATGAAGTTTACTACGGTGAGCATTTAAAACTCTCCCACTAGTACTGAATGTTGATTCGGAAGCAACGGTTGTCACGGGAATGGCCAACACATCCTTAGCAATATCATGCAAAATGGGATATTTGATCCCATTTGTCTTCCACCAACATAAGATATCAAACTCACTTGTTCTTGGCAAAAGAGACTCTTCTAAATAATAATCCAAGTCTGACTTATGTTCAGTACTAGTATTAGAATCCATGAACATCTCAAATTTATCAGCATAACTACCACGCTTAGGAAGTGGAGGCCTTAAAGAAGAAGATTGTGAATTTTTCACTTTCTgcgattgtttggatttcttctcATACTCTTCAACCATGTCATACAActttttctttagtttttcaATCTCATACGAAGACATATCACCATAAACAAGAGGATAATAAAATTGAACTGTCTTCATCTTGTACCTCGGATCTAAAATACTCCCAATTGCCAATAAACAATTCATTATGtcccaatatttttcaaattttactttCATATTTGTTGCCATTGTTTTCACCAAATTATCATCTGAGAGAAGCCAATCACCAATTGCCAACTTAATATCGCAAATAgttgcgaagaaaagatttataGTGGGATACTTGGTCCCCGAAAACAACTCTGTGGCATCAAAAAACATCTCCAATTTGGAAGAAATATCTCTCACTTTTGACCAATCTTCTTGTGTGGGAACTCTTTTATATAAAGTCTCACGTTGTTTCAAGTGAGCAAACACAGCTTCATATTCCAATGCAGTGTTAAGCATTAAATATGTAGAGTTCCATCGTGTTTTACAATCAAGTTCTAGTTTCTTTGTGCTTGGAACCTTCAATTGTCGAGCtgtttcaataaatttttcatCTCTTTTTGGTGTTGCTGTCCAAAATGCAACACTATAACGAATTGTTTCAATGCTATCACTGATTAATTCTAGTCCATCCCTCACAACCAAATTCAAAATATGGGCACAACACCGCATGTGAAATAATTTTCCTTCTAAGATAAGTGAACTCGGAGGAAGCTTGTCCAGAATAAGCTCAATCATAGCATCATTAGTTGTGCAATTATCAACGGTTAAAGTAGATAACTTACGATCCAAGTTCCAATCCAAGAGGCAATCAACAAGTGCATTTGCAAGGACCTCAGCAGTATGTGGACACGGCACATATATAAACCTAgtagaaaaagaaatataatacattgtaatgataataataatactattaaTGGTAAATGCAAGTATAAAgttaaagagaaaaaaatttaCCTGACAAGCCGACTTTGTAATTTCCATGAAACATCGATGAAGTGTGAAGTGATCGCTATGAGTCCTCTTTTTTGATTACTTGTCGTCCACATATCAGTTGTCAACGCAATCCGACTAGCATTTAAGTCTAATAATtttattgttttatttctttCATACTCAAATATCTTCATGATGTCTGTCTTGATTGTATTCCGGGAAACAACTTTAAATATTGGTTGCAGTGCATAAGAGTATCTTCTAAAGCCAACATGATCAACCATAGATAACGGGTACTCATGCAATATAATCATATTTGCAAGCTCTGCCCTTGCTTGATCTTGGTTGAAATGGTATGTCCCAAGCTGCGTTGTCCCATCATTGGATTTTGTTGGCTGCAATAGAGATTGTTGTATGGTCTTCTATTTTTTGTGCAAGCATGTTTTCATGTGGTCAAGTAAATGCTTGGTACCATTCTTAGTTTCACCACCTAAGATCTTCTTACAATCATTGCAGACCGCTTTCCATTTTCCTTCAATTAATTTTTTC from Zingiber officinale cultivar Zhangliang chromosome 4A, Zo_v1.1, whole genome shotgun sequence includes the following:
- the LOC121972873 gene encoding zinc finger BED domain-containing protein RICESLEEPER 2-like, giving the protein MGNPTPLHSTFRRCPRASIFPDVAGCSLRRRRPFTGVVPSQTPSLRKRRPFASIFADAAPFIDAVPSPFTLRASISADVALVIMEINDNEVEGAMLTTPTVGSEVHAATESHSQNESVPIEANEATLNNTLDVEISGTNGEKKRKFRSIAWDHFEKKLIEGKWKAPTKSNDGTTQLGTYHFNQDQARAELANMIILHEYPLSMVDHVGFRRYSYALQPIFKVVSRNTIKTDIMKIFEYERNKTIKLLDLNASRIALTTDMWTTSNQKRGLIAITSHFIDVSWKLQSRLVRFIYVPCPHTAEVLANALVDCLLDWNLDRKLSTLTVDNCTTNDAMIELILDKLPPSSLILEGKLFHMRCCAHILNLVVRDGLELISDSIETIRYSVAFWTATPKRDEKFIETARQLKVPSTKKLELDCKTRWNSTYLMLNTALEYEAVFAHLKQRETLYKRVPTQEDWSKVRDISSKLEMFFDATELFSGTKYPTINLFFATICDIKLAIGDWLLSDDNLVKTMATNMKVKFEKYWDIMNCLLAIGSILDPRYKMKTVQFYYPLVYGDMSSYEIEKLKKKLYDMVEEYEKKSKQSQKVKNSQSSSLRPPLPKRGSYADKFEMFMDSNTSTEHKSDLDYYLEESLLPRTSEFDILCWWKTNGIKYPILHDIAKDVLAIPVTTVASESTFSTSGRVLNAHRSKLHSKTVEALMCARDWLWSEIQDSTISKDQKFDNDADIEESESCSRTVTDSNSI